The Actinomadura sp. WMMB 499 genome includes a window with the following:
- a CDS encoding Gfo/Idh/MocA family protein, translating into MLDLFAPIAAETRISVPEHHRRPIAIVGAGAIVDVAHLPAYAAHGLPVRGLFDLDGDRAREVAARHGVPHVYGSLDDLLADDGVEVVDIAVVPHAQPPIARAALAAGKHLLCQKPLAPDLAEAREIAALAEERGRRLAVNQQLRWDEGIAAARAMVRAGWIGTPTAMSFTVDVKTDWSGWSWLVRSERLEIMYHSIHYLDAVRSILGDPARVFCAASRTPGQAEAGESRTMSTLLFESGARAILHVNHENRAGDFRAEFRIDGDKGAIRGTLGLLYDYPHGRPDTLEVSSTAAPTDGWVAYPVTERWIPGAFAGPMAGLLRWIAEDEPSPTAARDNLGTLELVQALYASIDSGEAQSL; encoded by the coding sequence ATGCTCGACCTGTTCGCCCCGATCGCCGCCGAGACCCGGATCTCGGTGCCGGAGCACCACCGCCGGCCGATCGCGATCGTCGGCGCGGGCGCGATCGTCGACGTCGCGCACCTGCCCGCCTACGCCGCGCACGGCCTGCCCGTCCGCGGCCTCTTCGACCTCGACGGCGACCGCGCCCGCGAGGTCGCCGCCCGGCACGGCGTCCCGCACGTCTACGGCTCCCTCGACGACCTGCTCGCCGACGACGGCGTCGAGGTCGTGGACATCGCCGTCGTCCCGCACGCGCAGCCGCCGATCGCCCGCGCCGCGCTGGCCGCGGGCAAGCACCTGCTGTGCCAGAAGCCGCTCGCGCCCGACCTCGCCGAGGCCCGCGAGATCGCCGCGCTCGCCGAGGAGCGGGGCCGCCGCCTCGCCGTCAACCAGCAGCTCCGCTGGGACGAGGGGATCGCCGCGGCCCGCGCCATGGTCCGCGCGGGCTGGATCGGGACGCCCACCGCGATGTCGTTCACCGTCGACGTGAAGACCGACTGGAGCGGCTGGTCCTGGCTCGTCCGCTCGGAACGCCTCGAGATCATGTACCACTCGATCCACTACCTCGACGCGGTGCGCAGCATCCTGGGCGACCCCGCCCGCGTCTTCTGCGCCGCGTCCCGCACTCCCGGCCAGGCGGAGGCGGGCGAGTCCCGGACGATGAGCACCCTGCTGTTCGAGAGCGGCGCCCGCGCGATCCTGCACGTCAACCACGAGAACCGCGCCGGCGACTTCCGCGCCGAGTTCCGCATCGACGGCGACAAGGGTGCGATCCGCGGCACGCTCGGCCTGCTGTACGACTACCCGCACGGCCGCCCGGACACCCTGGAGGTGTCCAGCACCGCGGCGCCCACCGACGGCTGGGTGGCCTACCCGGTGACCGAGCGCTGGATCCCCGGCGCGTTCGCCGGCCCGATGGCCGGGCTGCTCCGCTGGATCGCCGAGGACGAGCCGTCTCCCACGGCCGCGCGGGACAATCTCGGTACGCTTGAACTCGTCCAGGCTCTATACGCATCCATCGACAGCGGTGAGGCTCAGTCACTGTGA
- a CDS encoding LacI family DNA-binding transcriptional regulator, whose product MTLADVARKAGVDKAVVSRVVNADPLLNIRPETRARVNAALKELDYRPNVAARSLRTARAGTVGLFIPDFANPVYAEIITGAETAAAELDCALMVGSSTAGRGAQSYLDLLGQGRVDGLLLAGGTITGEEQAGLADRGLPWLFVNRRGPGSGRHVILDDVLGARMAVEHLLDLGHRRIAHVGGPPAADTAQRRHDGYATALRSAGIEEDPRLVVQGAYGPDGGVQAVRRLLEQTEPPTAMFVANVASAIGVLSALRARGVSVPEEMSVVAVHDLPLAEHLIPPLTTVRMPLRALGARATRLLLSVPADHPVEEVVREPIELVVRQSTARPA is encoded by the coding sequence GTGACGCTCGCCGACGTCGCCCGCAAGGCTGGGGTGGACAAGGCCGTCGTGTCGCGCGTCGTCAACGCCGACCCTCTGCTGAACATCCGTCCCGAGACGCGCGCCAGGGTGAACGCCGCCCTCAAGGAACTCGACTACCGGCCGAACGTGGCCGCCCGCAGCCTGCGCACCGCGCGGGCCGGGACGGTCGGGCTGTTCATCCCCGACTTCGCCAACCCCGTCTACGCCGAGATCATCACCGGCGCGGAGACCGCGGCCGCGGAGCTGGACTGCGCGCTGATGGTCGGCTCGTCCACCGCCGGGCGCGGCGCGCAGAGCTACCTCGACCTGCTCGGCCAGGGCCGGGTCGACGGGCTGCTGCTGGCCGGGGGGACGATCACCGGCGAGGAGCAGGCGGGCCTCGCCGACCGCGGGCTGCCGTGGCTGTTCGTCAACCGCCGCGGCCCCGGCTCCGGCCGGCACGTCATCCTCGACGACGTGCTCGGCGCCCGGATGGCCGTCGAGCACCTGCTCGACCTCGGCCACCGCCGGATCGCGCACGTCGGCGGGCCGCCCGCCGCCGACACCGCGCAGCGCCGCCACGACGGGTACGCGACGGCGCTGCGCTCGGCCGGGATCGAGGAGGATCCGCGGCTCGTCGTCCAGGGCGCGTACGGCCCGGACGGCGGCGTCCAGGCGGTGCGGCGGCTGCTGGAACAGACCGAGCCGCCGACCGCGATGTTCGTCGCCAACGTCGCGTCGGCCATCGGGGTACTCAGCGCGCTGCGCGCGCGCGGCGTCTCGGTGCCGGAGGAGATGTCGGTCGTCGCCGTGCACGACCTGCCGCTGGCCGAGCACCTCATCCCGCCGCTCACCACGGTCCGGATGCCGCTGCGCGCGCTCGGCGCCCGCGCCACCAGGCTGCTGCTGTCGGTGCCCGCCGACCATCCCGTCGAGGAGGTCGTGCGCGAGCCGATCGAGCTGGTCGTCCGGCAGTCCACGGCACGGCCGGCCTAG